CACAGCTGCTGGAAGTAGCAAACAAGGTTTTCGTAAACCGAGAGCAGGAAGCTCAACGAGAAGCAGACCAGCGAATGAAGCAGAAAGCCgcactccctgccccagccctggggaaAACAAGCTTCAGCCCGAATCCTGCACCACCCCGGAAGAGGGGACCCCAACCGTGGATGCCCCTGGGCCGAGACCAGTGCGCATACTGCCAGGAGACAGGACACTGGAAGGACGAGTGCCCAAAACAGAAAGGATAGGGAGAGAGCGGCCCTCAGGAAGCCTGCCTACCACCTGGAGCCGCCACTGAAAACCTTGTCGGACTGGCTGGAATCAACTCGGAATAGGAAGGACCGGGCTTCAGGCCCCTGGGCCCCCTGGAGCCCGAGGTTGAGATGTTGATGGGGGCCAGCCAGTGACTTTTATGGTGGACACGGGAGCAGAATATTCTGTGGTGACCCAACCTGTAGCCCCCATGACCAAGAAAAAGGCGACCATTAAAGGGGCTACTGGGGACTCGATGGCCCGCCATTTCTGCCAGCCACGACCCTGCCAAGTAGGGGGCCATCTCGTGACACATGAACTTTTAGGCTTGCCTGGATGCCCGATACCATTGCTCGGAAGAGACCTTCTGTCTAAACTGGGGGCTCACATTACCTTTGTCCCCGGAAAACAAGCCCACCTGACCGTCCGGGGAGGCCCATGACCCTGGCTGTCTCCGTCCCCCGAGAGGAGGAGTGGCGTTTGTATGAAAACAGTGAATCCCAGAAAAACCCTGATGGGCTCCTGGAAGAGTTCCCATCGGCCCGGGCTGACAGTGGGCCGCCAGGCCTAGCACGTAATCAGGCACCACTAGTAACTGACCTCGAGCCTGGACCTACCCAGTCGGGCAGAGGCGGCGCCCTGTGCCTCGCGAGGCACACCTGGGAATCCAGAAGCACACACAGCACCTACCTTAACTGAACGCAGATCCCCCTGGAACACACCGTTGCTCCCGGTGAAGAAAGCGGAGGGAACAGACTGTAGACCAGTTCAGGACCTATGGAAGGTCAACGAAGTAACCGTCACCATACACCCAGTGGTGCCAAACCCATATAGTCTCCAGGCCTTGTTCCCACAGGTGCCAGATGGCTCACACGTCTGGACCTTCAAGACGCTTTCTCCTGCCTTCAGCTCTCGCTGGCGAGCCACCACATAGTCGCACTTGAATGGGAGGATCCTCCTGCAGGGAGGAAAACCCAGCTGACCAGGACGCGCCTTCCCCCAGGGGTTTAAAAACTCACCCACCCTGTTCGGAGAGGTGCCAGCCGCAGACCTTGTAAAATTCCCTGGGGAAGCACCgagctgccccctgccccagtaTGTGGGCGGTTTGTTACTGGCCAGTCCAGATGGAGAAGGTTGTTGGAGAGGGACTCTGAGCCCTCCTGGAGTTACTCCGGACGACAGTCAAATATCATTATCTCAGAAGGACACCAAGCCTTGGGGCCAGAACGGAAATGAGTGATCGGCGCTGTACCAAAACCGCAAACGGAAAGGAAACTATGGGAGCTCCTAGGCGCAGCCGGTTTCTGCCGGATCTGGATCCCCGGGTTTTCGAGGACAGCCAAGCCCCTCTACGAGGCACCTGCTGGGTCAGGAAAGGAAACCCTCCGGTGGGAAGCTGAACAAGAGATACCTTCAGGCAGCTAAAAGAACTATTAACCCAGGCCCCGGCCTTGGGCCTGCCAGCTGTGACACGGGAATTCTGCCTGTTCATACACGGAAGAGACCGAGTCTCTCTTGGAGCCCTGATTCAGAGCGTGGGGCCATGGCAGCGCCCTGTGGCCTATTTGTCCAAAAGACTGGACCCTGTAGCATCAGGATGGCCACCCTGTTTACGGGCGCTCGCTGCCACAGCCCTCCTGGTCAGTGAGGCAGACAGACTCAAGCTGGGGCAGACTTTAAACGTAAAAGTGCCCCACTCCGTGGTGACCCTGATGAACGGCAAGGCTACAAGCGGATAACGACTGCAAGGATGACCCACTACCAGGGGCTATTATGCGAGAATCCCAGGGCGCGCCTGGAGACTGTGCGAACCCTAAACCCAGCCACTTACCTACCCGaaggggaagggcagcctggccACGACTGTGAGTAGGTCACTGCAGGAGCATACGCAAGCAGGCCTGTCCTGGCCGGCGCGCCCTCCAGAACCCAGGCCTGGAGCTCTGTGCGGACGGCAGCAGTTACGTGCAAGATGGGCAGTGGCGGGTAGGGTACGCTGTCACAACAGCCTGCGATGTGATCAGGGCAGGACCCCTTCCCCCGGGCTGGTCCGCCCAACGAGCAGAGATCTGGGCTCTGgtccaggcagggagaggaaagcGAGTCAGTATATGTACAGACTCCAGATATGCTTTTGCAACCCAACATGTACATGGAGCCGTCTGTAAGGAGAGAGGACTCTTGACTGCTGGGCAAAGGGAATCAAGAACAAAGAAGAAGTTCTGCAGTTACTGGAGGCAGTATGGGATCCGAAGGAAGTGGCTGTTATCCACTGTAAGGGACACCAAAAAGGAAATGACCCCGTGAGCCAGGGGAACAGGCTGGCTGATCAAAAGGCAAAAGAGGCAGCTGCCCGAGAACATCTGGTGAACAAAGTTATGGCAGCGCCAGAGCTCCGCACTGCCCCAGAGTATAGCCACGATGAAGACAAGCGGGCACAGGCTGAACAAGGGAAAAACGGGTAGGACGACGGTGGGCCATGGCAGGTGGGAGAATATCCGTCCCAGCGCGCCTGGCCTACCGCATAGTCAGACAACAACATGAAGCCACACGTGTGGGAGACACGGCTCTGGACACCCTCCTGAAGCCGTACTTCCTGATTCCTCGCCTCCCCACTCTCAGTGCGCATCAGTCTCTCTACGCTGTTTGCTCTGCACCCAAAACAACCCAAAGCAAGGGCCCACCGGGCCAGCGGGAGTACAGTTATGCGGACTGCTCCCTTCGAAGGCTTAGAAGTGGGCTTTACAGAGCATGGGCCCAGCAGGGGGTATGAGTGCCTGCTGGCTTCCATCTGCATCGCACAGGGCGGGTGGAGGCCTACCCCCCAGGGCTGAAGAAGCAAGAGAGGTCACAAAGGCTGTCCTCAGAGATGTCACTCCTCGGTTTGGAGTGCCTACCTCCATCGGGTCCAGCAATGGACCCGCCTTCATGGCGGAGGTTGTGCAACAAGTGGCAAAAGCACTGAACATCCGTTGGAACTTACAGCATATCGACCCCAAAGTGGGACGAATGAACGGGACCCTGAAACAGATTACAACCAAAATCAGCCAAGAAGCTCAGCTCCCTTGGGTGGACATTTTGCCCTTGGCTCTGTTGCAAATTCGATGCGCCCCAAGACTTAACACGGGATACTCCCCATTTGAGATTCTCCCGCCCCCGCCCATAGTCAAAGTAGGAAGCAGGACCCCAGAGATAGGACCCCACTTAGAGCCCCACCGCCAGTTACAAGGGTTAGGACAGGTCTTACGGGAGAGCTGGGGTTGGGTGATAGAACTCCCGGCTCACTAGGGGTCCGGGTGCCTCCCCACAAGCCGGGAGGCCGAGTGTCGGTAAGGGGCTGGGAGACGGAGCTCCTGAGGCCAACGTGGAGGGGGCACTGGGAGGTTGTGTTAACTACCCCTACGGCTGTTACGGTTGCAGGAATCGTCCCGTGGATTCATCACTCCAGGATTAAGCCGGtggccccaccccaggcagaAGGCCCCTGGAGAGCTGAGAGCGTCCCGGGAGACCCAGTCAGGCTCAAGATCTGGAGAGCCCAGGAGAGAGACTGCAGGCCTTGCTCTAGCCGCACCCGGAGGCTGGCTGGTCAGCGCACGGCCGAAGCTTGCGGAGAGGCTGCCGGACGTGCCCCCCCCGTGCCCCCTTGCCCCTCTCCTCACTTGCTGTACTGGCCCGCCTGCTAGCTGTGGGCTGGCCAGCACTGCTCCGCCTGACTGGCGCATAGGCCGGAAGGTCCGGACAGCCCTCTGTACCTTGTCACAACTGGCTCTGTCACCACGGCAGCATGGCTGAGACAGTCACAAGGCTGGTGGTACTGGCGCTAatgccttcccttccctgggcTTTGCGATGCACCTGCGTTGAACCAGGCGACAGGTGGACCAAGTACCAACCTGTATTCACAGCTTACACCTATCAGCCGAGTCGATGCTATGACTCTGCCTCAGAGTGCACATACCAGGGCAGATCCTACTGGACTGGCACGGTCAAGGCTTCCTCCATCTCCGGCATCAAGTGCTACGGCGCGCCCGGCAAGCCGGTGTGCTGGACCAAGCACACACACTACGGGATGAGTGATGGAGGAGGGGCACAGGACCAGGCGCGCCGGCAGGCCGTCCAGCAAGCAGGCCGGAGGCTGCGCCAGAAGCGGCTGCCTGCCCGGGAGCCCGCAGGACTCCAGCCTTTAGCCAAGCCTCGGAATCTAGCTCCGCAAGTAGCCGGGCTGTTGGCTGCGGTCCATGGAATCCTTAATCGTTCCAATCCAAACCTGGCTAGGGACTGCTGGCTGTGCTTGCGTCCCGGCCCCGTCCAGCACCTGGCCCTGCCCGTGGCAAACCTCACGAAGGCCTTCACCACGACCGCCggcgccgccgcctccgcctctGGGAGTCCCAGGCTGAACTGGGTGCGGCTTGCCTACAAGGCACCAGAGTGTTACTTCCACAACGGAACCAATCCGTTAGGGGGCAGTCTGAGCGCAAGGCAGTGTCACAGCACCTCTCCCTGTGTGGGCCGGGGCTGCCAGCCCACCCGGGGGTGGTGCGCTAATAATGGGGCTTACTTCGTGTGCGGCAAGTCTGCCTACCGCTGCCTCCCCGCAAACTGGGCAGGGCTGTGTGCTCTCGCCTTCCTCTCCCCCCGGGTGGGCGTTCTGCCCAACAGCCAGAGCCTCCCTGTTCCGGCTGCAGCTCGCCAGCAGCCTCGGAGAGCAAAGCGGGCCGTGCAGCGAATCCCGTTGCTCGTGGGGCTGGGAGTGGCGACGGGGGCGGGCACGGGAATCGGGGGCATAACCTCACCCTCTCATCACTATTATCAGCTCTCAGGGGAGTTCAGTCAGGACTTCCGACGCATCGCAGAAACTCTGGGGGCTCTGCAGAGTCAGACTGACTCCCTGGCCGAGGTGGTCTTACAGAACAGGAGGGGCCCGGGCCAGCTCTCGGCCAGAGAGGGGGGACGGTGCCTCTTCCTAAACGGAGAGTGCTGTTTCTATGCCAACCAGTCAGGGCTCGTCAGAAGGGTGGTCCAAGAGTTATGGGACTGAGCGGAACGGAGGAAACATGTTTCGGGCACGGGCCCATGGACAGGACCCTGGGGCTGGGCCTCCTGGCCGGCACCGCTCATGAGCCCCTTGCTCCTGGCCAGTGCAGCTCTGCTGTTTGGGCCCTGAATCTTAAAATTCCTGACCCGTTTCGTCAGCGAACGGATGGAGGCGATAAAGCTCCAGATGTTAGCTTCCCATTATGAGCCTCTGCACCAGATGGAGGATGGTGCCTGCTCCGCCCTGGGCTGTGAGAGCATCAAGAAGGGGAATTGAGAAGGAAAAGGTGGGCTTGGCCAAGACGGGGCCGGGCCAGCTCATGGACATTGAGTCTCGCCATGCTAGACCGGTTTTGGGTTACTGGAGATGACTTTGCTTCCCCTTTTATGACACTGCCTGGCTGTACCCACCCTATTGGTTGATGGGCCCCGAGCTTGTAAGCGACCCTGTGAACCCTCACTCACACTTTCTGGAGGCGCTCAGAGCCCGAGCCCGCCGGCCCCCCGAGTGGTGCTTGTGTCTTGGCTGGCCTGCCATTCCTGTAACATTTCGACTTGCTTTTTATGGCTATGATGCTTTTACTGGAATAAAAGATTGAGAGTTCCGTCTTCTGCCTTAGCCCACACTGTTGGAGAAGGACTcattgtctgtttttctctttctggatgcGGGTacattatcaattttttttttaaatgtgtgaggTATGAATTCTTGCTTGAGAGTGACTGTGGCAGGTTTAACAATTTCACACCATGGGTTCACCTCTCACCACCATCCTGGGGGGTGATTACACCATCCCTACTTTACAGATGCAAAAACGTAAGCACCACAGGTCTGCTCTTTGCTCTTAGATCAGGAGCCACCCGCAGCACGTCCACTGTTGAGGCTTCTTGTTTAAAGCGAATAAACGCCAAAGCAGGAAGGTGAAAAATGTAGTTTCCCTTAAAGGCTCGCACTTAAAAAATggtgttttccctgtaaaacacaTTGTAATGTTACTTTACTAGTAACAAAGTAAATCCCAGTGTTGTGTGTTTATAGATGTCACTTCACAGCTGTGCCCTGGAGGCGCTTCATGAATGTGAGGGCAGCTGCCCCATCGTAGAGGGGTAAGCCTGTTGAGGTCCCCTGGAGCCCTGCCTTCTGCTTTGGGAGAGTCCTGGATTGAGGACGTGGGATTATGTGTAAACTCATTTTTCGTTCAtgatgaccttgggtaagtcttttcctctctctggacTTCAGGTCCAAATCGAATGGTGAGGGGGCTGGATAGAGGATTCCTTGTCTGTGACTTGAAGAAAGAGTTACACCTCTTCTTTGTAACCAGGTTTGGTCCACAGACACGTGGCATGCTGTGTTTGGGTCCCAAAGGGTTTCAGACATGTTCAAGTCGGTATTTGAATATCTGATGATCTTACATAAACTTCCAGACTTCTTTTGTCTCGTGGAGCATCTGGAGCTCCGGCTCCGGCAGCCTGTATATCCTCACAGGCTGCTGGGTCGCTTCAGCAGGGTGTGCCCTGAGCGACTCCAGCTTGccagtctccccacctccccgcgCCGCATACCCCGCTTCTCTCCCGTGATGAGACAGTATCATTGGAGAGGAAAGAGGATTCTTCCTCCTGCCTGTGTCTTTCTCAAGTGCCAGTGATCAGCTCTGGAAGATGCGGATTTCAAGAAAAGCACCCTGTAGGCATTCGGATTTGCCGTCCTCTCcccaagaatatgaaaacattctTTCCTACAGACCAGAAATCCcacagggttttctttttcttccttagcttTTGTATTTCTCACCTACATTTGTTGCTTGGATCCAGCTACAATGAAACATTCCTTTGCAGGGGATGGGGAAAGTCAGAAAGCAGATTAAACAGCCCTAATTTTTAAACTGTGTTTAACCTCTGTTCTGGAAAACCCCAGACCTGTTACAAACACAGCTCTCGTTCAGCACCAGGAGTAACAGCACCATCGGGTACGCAGCCTTCACTGCATCCGGGCAGCTGGGCTCTGTACTGTCtctctgttatttatttattttggtttttaattgtgatttaaaaaaaaataagacttaccatctttttaattttattttttgctgaagtgtagttgatttgcaatgttagtttcagaagACGTACCGTCTTAACCATCTCTGAGCGTACAGTCCAGCGTGTTAACTGTATTCACCGTGCTTTGCGTCAGCTCTCCAGAACTTTCACATCTTGCAAAACCAAGCCttcatacccattaaacaactccctgTTCCCCTGTCCTTCAGCCCCCGCAACCACcattcttccttctgtctctctgaatCTGACTGGTCTCAGTACCTCGCCTCTGTGGAACCCCACATCCtttatccttttgtgactggcttatttcacttcgcaTGATGTCCTCAAGGGCTCGCcagtgtattatctcatttagttcaTAAAACAGTCCTGAGAGGTGGGTCTTATCTATGGATGCACGGAATAAGGCTCAGGCATGTGTCCTTGAGACAGGACTAGGGTTCAAATCCCTTTTTTTCCcaactcttccttccttcctttctttctttaaattattatttttttaaattgaaatgcagtcagttacaacatgtcaacttctggtgcacagcacaatgtcccggtcatgcatatacatacatatattcgttttcatatttctttttccgtcaaaggttattgcaagatattgaacatagttccctgtgccactcagccataaaaaaagaataaaataatgccatttgcagcaacacggatggcccaggagaatgtcattctaagtgaagtaagccagaaagagaaagaaaaataccatatgagatcactcatatgtggaatctgaaaaaaaaaaaaaaaaggacactatgaactcattaCAAATCCCTTTCTAAATTATTCCCCAGTGCTCACCTGTCAGACCAGGGCTTTTAAAACCAGGCTCTGCTGGGAGGTCCACAGCATTTTCCAGGGGCTCCGCTGTTTTCTACAAAGGTAGTTCAAATGTGATTTTCTGCCGGTGACAGCCTCCCTTGTTTCTTGGAGCCCCTGCTACTGGCTTATCTCTGTCCCCTTCTCCGTCAGTTGATTGCATACGCATGGGCTTATTTCTGGCTCTCGGTTCTGTCCCCGTGGTCTACCTTTTAATGTGTTGCTCTTTGATTTTCTGACTTACAACATACTATTGAGAAAGCCACTCTGATTCTAAGTTCTTTTTAATATGGCAGAAATAAAGACCCCGATTCAAAATGATCAAAGGAGACTGGGTTTGTTGCCTAAAGGAGACGGGGTGGCTCAAATCCCTAATCTCACTCCTTCAAAGGTTCCCTAAGAGTTCCAAATATTTCACTTGATACAAAACTCGTCTACGTCGTTGTTGGTATGTTACGTCTGTCCTCATTGCTGCATTGCATTTCGTGATAAGCATGTGTATCCATTTCATCCCCATTCTTTAATTACAGGAAGTTAAATCGCTCCCATCTTCTCGCTCACACTAACGGCTCtgagatgatttttctttttgggagtgggggtggggattaggttggtgattgattgattgattgattgattatgattatttttaatttaatggaggtactggggatcgaacccatgacctgtgcatgctaagcatgcgctctaccactgagctacaccctccccgctgAGATGATTTTTCTTACGCATGTTTACGCACAGCCCAATGCAAGGATGGCTGTGGATCGAGGGCACGCATCTGTTGAATCTCTCTAATTGTGATTCGCTCATTTCCTCTCCAGAATGGCCACACCGGGTTGACTCCGCCCCAGCAGGGCACAAGACGCCCAGCTTCCCTGCATCCTTCCCAACCCTTGGTTATTAACCCGTCTTGTTCACTTGTCTGCCTGACGGGTGTGAGGTGGCGCCTCGATGTCTCTCTGGCGCGCGTTCTCAGTTTACAGTTCTCGGGAGCACTTCTGTCCATTTGCCGTCCTCCTTTGCTGAGCGTGCTCTGGGTTTCAGGCATTTTCGGGTTCGCAGAGATGACTGCTTCAAAAGCAAGTAGCGCCGCAGCGTATCAGCCCTCATCAGGCCTGACGCGCTTGCTGTCTTGGCATCAGACGGATTCTCAAATCAGGACCACGTTCAAGTTTTAAGGCAGCTTTGCTCAAATTAGAGATTGTGGGCTCCTGGGGGTGCGAGCAGGCTCTCCCTGACGCGGACGTGCTAGGAAACACGGAGCAGCGTCTCCGCTGGAGGAATCAGTGCTGTCTCCACGCGACAGGAGCGGGCCCTGGAGCCTCTGGGTGCCAGCAGCTGTGAGGCGTGTCGGCGGCGGGAGCTTCTGGGgaggcagggctctgggcagaCGCTGAGGGTGGGGGGAAGCTCCCGCTGTTTCTGGCAGAAGCCCTTCGGTGCTAAGCACCTCTGGTGAATGAAACCAAGAAGAGGGAAATTCCATTTGCTGATATTAAGCTGATTTTAGCACAGAAGATGGTTTGcatcctgagaaaataaattagaatCTAATGTAAGCAAACTCAGACAGGAATCAGGTACATAATTTAATGAATACAAGTGTAAATGCCTTTCCTCGGATACTCAAATACCGTTTTCCTACCACCGTTTGACATTATTATgatttttcatcatttatttaaaaattccataTTTATGATCTGCATTATTTGCATATTTTGTGTTTACTATTCTCTGTCCTGTTCGACCTTAGTCAAAATTCATTCTTAACACCCGTGCGTGCACTTCTCTAAGGTTCTGGTATTTGTGCCCTTCTGATGGCTCATGGGAAAAAAAGCGTCTTTTACGAAAAGGAACAAAAgactgtcagaaaaaaaaaaacatttcactTTTATGCTGAGCCGTCTTTTCTATAAatgccatttttccttttttctttttccaataaCCAAACCAATTTTTATAATAGATAAGAACAGAGAGGGCACGCCTGCTTTTGCTCCCGGGGAATGGAAAGTTAGCATGAGTGCAGGCTGAACGGCCTGAGTCACGGGGCTCTGCCGGGGGCCGCCCGTCCCTTGTGCGGGTCGTGTGGCGCTGCACCACTGCTGAGGTGAGGGTGCTGAGGGTCTACAAAAGAGACCCGCTTGGTCCTTAACAGTACACTCAGCACCTGATTTTAACAGAAGCGTGTCTGTATTTTGCAGGGTCAGTACCACAGTGTGGTTTCCACCAACCTCATTGTCCTTGGGCCGGCTCCTCCCTGTGGATGTGTTTACTGTGGTGGGAAAACATCCAAGAAGACTAACCCATGTGAAATAGTCCAGATAGGTACTCTCTGCTTGCAGGCAGATGTGTCAAAGCTTCCGCTTTCCCTCCCATCCACTAAAATGTAGGCCAAGGAGCGACGCAGTGTGAATTTCATAGACAGGGTGTGGTTGTCGCAGGGCCTTCAGAAGGATGCAGCTCCTGACTCACGAACCTTGACTTGAATCTCCTTTTGCTCATTCTAGAAAGAAAATGTCCCACAATTCATAGTAAAACCTTTGGTGTTTATGGAGCTGTTTTGAAGAGACAGAGTGCTGGGTAGGGAgcgttttttttccttccagtaatTTTTCTACATTTGTTAGCGCAGTGGGGTGGATAATGTGCATATCAATTGTAAGTATTTGCTTTAGCAAAGTGTAATTCGCTcatcatctgtgtgtgtgcaagAACAAAGCACAGGCACGTGCTCACTCACACGCACACGTACACAGAGACAATTAGTAAATTGTGCCTTGAATTATCGCATAGTAAACACACACCTGCTCACGTGTGACCACCACCACGGTCAAGACACAGACAACAGTGGGCACAGTTCCTCTTTCCAGCCACTGGCCCCCGCTCTTCTGAAGGGAACCATTCTCCCATCCTCCCAGCACACAAGTAAGTTGTGCTTGTTTCACAGCTCTATAAAGGTGGGATCGTTAAGAATACACTTATTTTGCATGTGGTTTCCTACATTCAAGGTTTTATTtggtgctggagagggtgtggagaaacgggaaccctcctacactgtagatgggaaggtaaattggtgcagccactgtggaagacagcaTGGagtttccttgaaaaactaaaatagagTGACCACACGGTCCAGCAATCCCTCTGAAGCAGGAAACTCAAATGTGGTGCAGTGACCTCCGATGAGACCTGCTGAGGGAGGCCCCGGGAGGCCGCAGGTTCTTGCAGTCACGCTGAGGGGCTTGGGTTTCATCCTCGAGTGGTGGGAGGTACTGAGGGGGACGTTATGGCTTTTATCCGTCATCcgtttctctgtctgtctgtctgtccgtccatctatctatctatctacccatctacctacctacctacttatctatctatctacctacccaCCCATCCAGCCAGcatatctatttatctgtctgtctgtctaatggactattattcagccataaaaagaaggaagtctTGCCATATGTGGTAACACAGATGGACATTGAGGACATTAcacaaagtgaaataaaccagacactcacaggtggaatcttaaaaagttgAACCCACAGATTCAGAGAGTAGATGGTgttgccaggagctgaggggcGGGAGAAATGGGGATTTCACGTGTAAGCTGAGTAAGCTCTGGGGATCAGCGGcgtggtgactgtagttaataatgcCGTATTGTTTGTTGGAAATTTGCTgagacagtaaattttatgtgttctcgccacacacacacacacacacacacagtgaaccTGTGAGACCGTGGATGTGCTGCTTAACATGATTGCGGTCATCATTTCACAACGTGTATGTGTATTAAATCGTCACCTTATACACCTTAAATGTAGACAATTTTTACTTGTCAATTGTAGCTCGATAAAGCAGGAAAAAACAGAGAGGCAAGGTCACTGAAAGGAAACAAAGGTAAAGGGTACAGCGCAGCTCGACGCCCGTCACACCCTGCCATGTGGGGACGGCCAGGATGCTCACGCggagaagcagggaggggagctgggaggcTCTTGCGGTAGTTTATGTAGCAGATGGCTGTGCCTTGCAGTGACGTTGGACACGCTGGCACGGAGATCGGGGGCTGGGTTCCACAGGCAGCCAGGGAGATGGAGGTAGTCAGACCCGGCCAGCGCTCCTGCAGGTGTAGAGCGGAGGACTGGGTTACAGGGCCTCTGAGTGCCTTGCTCACCCTGACTCCAGCCGTGTGGGGACAGGACCTGTGTGAGCCCAGGGTGGCCAGTGTAAAGGACCTGTCCCCTGTGCTCTGCTGCGTGCGGCCTCCCAGCCTGGGGACCTCTGCTTCTCCCCTTGGGGTACCAGACCCACGGTCTGTTTCAGCGAAGTTCAGGGCAGAGAAATTCACTGTATCTTCCACGCCAGCTAACGCATCCTTCAGATTTCCATCCTGGCCTACTGACTGCGAGGCCAGTGCACCAGTGGCCAAGCTGGCCTGAGCGCCCCCTGCCCCTCGTCCTCCTCCCCTGACTGTGTTGGCTGTATGTGCAGGGGGAGGGGCCCTGGAAACAGCACCCATGAAACACACAGGGACAATGCGTGGGACCCGGACTGGACCGTTCAGACTTACAACAAACTTTATGTGAACTCAGCTTTGTCATACCAAACTCTCCTATAGTCCCATGAGTGGTTTTCAATATTTGGCTTCTTTTATAGGCTCGGCAGTTGTATACCTGTGCAAATGTGTTTTTCGGTATGTGCAAAAGCCACTCAGTTTGATCACAAAGGCTAATGGTTCCCCAAAGAGGATGATTTGTGGAGATTTGAAAAGAACAGGACGTCTCATGCTCCTTGTGAACATTACACTCGGATACGTGGCTTACTCACTGAGGGACTCCATATTGCTTTGAACTAAAGTATCTTTTATCTTTGGAGTTTAGTTGAAAGGATAAAGGGAACAAAAAGCGTCAAATGCGGAACTGGTGGAGCCcattaaatagaaaattaatgGAGATGCATTCGTGGGATGTTCTTGATGACATCACATAACCTTCCTCGGCAGCAGAGACGAAAAACAGAGACGCCTTTGTGCCATTTCGTACTTGAAATCCATGCTCTGAGTCTTATTTTTCAGATAATCATTCCTATTTATTCGCTTCTCCATTTCTCGTCTCTGAACGACTCCTAACTAGCTCGTATTTCCAGTAAATTGTTCTGGGGTAAGTTGCAGACCCTGATCAGAGGAGGCACAACCACGCAGGTCGTCCGTGCTGGGAGCTCTGGTCCTCCCACCTCATCCCTGAGATGTTCCCTTCCACGCGCGTTGTTTAGATTCC
The genomic region above belongs to Camelus bactrianus isolate YW-2024 breed Bactrian camel chromosome 32, ASM4877302v1, whole genome shotgun sequence and contains:
- the LOC105063743 gene encoding syncytin-1, which produces MAETVTRLVVLALMPSLPWALRCTCVEPGDRWTKYQPVFTAYTYQPSRCYDSASECTYQGRSYWTGTVKASSISGIKCYGAPGKPVCWTKHTHYGMSDGGGAQDQARRQAVQQAGRRLRQKRLPAREPAGLQPLAKPRNLAPQVAGLLAAVHGILNRSNPNLARDCWLCLRPGPVQHLALPVANLTKAFTTTAGAAASASGSPRLNWVRLAYKAPECYFHNGTNPLGGSLSARQCHSTSPCVGRGCQPTRGWCANNGAYFVCGKSAYRCLPANWAGLCALAFLSPRVGVLPNSQSLPVPAAARQQPRRAKRAVQRIPLLVGLGVATGAGTGIGGITSPSHHYYQLSGEFSQDFRRIAETLGALQSQTDSLAEVVLQNRRGPGQLSAREGGRCLFLNGECCFYANQSGLVRRVVQELWD